The following DNA comes from Apus apus isolate bApuApu2 chromosome 24, bApuApu2.pri.cur, whole genome shotgun sequence.
GGCAAGGCcagggggaaactgaggcacagcacTGTGGGGTGGCCCGGAGATGGGTTTGAACCCCATGGACCACCTGGGGACCTGTGGGGaccctgctgtcccctgccctgggctttgAGCCTTTGACCCACCTGTCCCCACAGGTCCCTGGaactgggcagctctgctgagtcTCCCTGCCATGAAGTGGCTTTGGGTGGTGGCTTTGGTGGCACCTGCCTTCACTGCTCCCTACAACAGCACAGCGGGCACAAGGGACGGGGACAACAGGGACAGAGGTAGGGGGGCACGTGGGACCAGGGATGGAGGGACTGGGGCAGCTGGGATGGAGGTCTGGAGGGacctggggggggtggggacaATGGGGACAGAGGTAAAGGGGCAGGGGGGACTGACCATAGAGGGACTAGGGGTCTGGAATGGAGGTCTGGGGGAAGCTGAGGGGACTAGAGGCAGCAGGGTTGGGCAGACTGGGAACACTGGTGACAGAGATGGAGAGAGCAAGGATGGAACTATAGGAACATCGGTGGGACTGGGGACATGGGGGGACTGGTGATGGAGGAACAGAGACACTGGTGGGACTGGGGACACAAGGAGACCAAGGACAGAGGCACAGGgcctggggacactggggagaGAGTggcagcaggggagctgggaaCAGAGTTGGGGGCCCAGGGAGGCCCAGAcccttcctgccccagcttCACCCGCTGTGGCATGTCCCCTTGAGCCCCTGCTGGGATCACAGAGGGGGTCAGGGGGGCTGTTCTGGGGGTGCATCCCCTGCCCTCTGCCATGTCCCCCAGGCCGCTGCACCCTGCAGCATGGCACCCTGGGCACCGAGGTGCTGCTGCGGTGCCCGGCCGCAGCGGGGGGCCCTGCTGAGTGGCACCAGGGGGACACTGTCCTGGGGACATTTCCTGCACCCGGGCTGGCCCTCCCCAACGCCAGCCTGGCCCACGAGGGCTACTACAGCTGCCACCACCCTGGCACCGGCGAGACCTGGGCCACCATCTGCCTGCGGCTGGGCTGTGAGTGACCCTGTCCCCCCTGTGGTCCCCACGCTGGCCAGGGGTCCCCTGGGGAGGCTGGCAGTGGGGTGACAACTGTCCCTGGCCCCAGATCCCCCGGCATTGCCAGCCATGGAGTGCTGGGCCATCAGCTACCCACAGGCAGTGAACTGCTCCTGGGCCCTGGCCCCTGAGCCGCTGCTGGACACCGACTTCGTGGCCACGTACAGGTGAGTGCGGGACCCCCCGAGGCCTGGCTGAGCCCCCCTCCGTGCTGCCTCACACAtggggctgcgggcagggcagCCAGCCCCTCATCCAGctcccccctctgccccccaggcACGGTGTGGGGGGGGACACAGAGCAGGGGGAGTGTGTCCCCACGGGGCCACGGAGCTGCTCCTTCGGGGACCTGCAGGTGTTCTCCCTCACTCCCTACGTGCTGAACGTGACAGCTCTGAACCCCCTGGGCACTgcctcccacctcctgcccttcctcctggAGAACATCAGTGAGTGCTGCTGGGCCCCCAGACCCACCCCCACTGCTCCAGACCCCTGGCCTGGGTCTCATCCAGCCCTGGGGTTTCCTTTGGGCCTTTTCCCTCTGGCTTGCTCCCCTTCATGGGCTGTGGAAACATCCCTGCGATGATTTGTTTGGTCTCAGCCCAGATGGCACAGCTCAGTCAACGGGGCTGGTGGACACATTGTCACtgtcccccagcagccctgtccCAGACCCCCTCACCCCTTGTCTCCTTGCTTTGTTAGTAAAGCCAGACCCTCCTGAGGACCTGCAGGTCTCACCTATCCCAGGGGAGAccaagaagctgctgctggagtggAGCCCACCAGGGTCCTGGCCCTTCCCGGAATACTTCCCACTGAAATATCTCATCCGCTATGCCCAGGAGGGGGGCTCTGTCACCAAAACGGTACTGCCCACCCCCCGCTGCATCCCACCTGGggtaaactgaggcacagcTGAGGGACACATCCCCGAGCGCGGCTCTGTCCTGGCCCCCTGGCCCCAGGTGCCCCTAACCCTGCTCCTTCCCTAGATCGGGCCGTACGAGCAGACATCCCACATCCTGACAGAGGTGCCACCTGGGACCCTCCACCACATCCAGGTGGCTGCCAAGGACCTCACAGACTCTGGGGAGGTCAGTGCCTGGAGCCTGCCGGCCTCAGGGACACCATGGATGGAGCCGTGAcaggccaggcaggagcagtgttgccttccccatcctgctcctcGCCCCAGTCCCAGCGAGGGACCCCACCTGCCCCAGCCGCTcagtccctgtgtccccagcactACAGAGCCACCCGTTACTGGGAAGACCCTCCAGAAACAGGCAATAAACCAGCTTGAGGCTGAGGTCCCTGTTCTGCCTTTATTGTGTTCTCCATGGTGCATCTGAGCTGCCCCTTTGTTGGCTGCAAGGCTGGAGGGAGCCAGGACCCTGGGCAtgggcagagagcagaggggagggCACAGGTTCCCACCGACCCCGGAACTTCAACTGGACCAttgacaggctgggagagctggggtgttcatcctggagaagagaaggctccagggagaccttagagcaccttccagggcctgaaggggctccaggaaagctggggaggggcttgggacaagggcagggagggagaggacaaggggggatggatgaaaactggcagagggagattgaggtgagacatgaggagggaattctggagtgtgagggtggtgagagcctggcccaggttgcccagggaagctgtggctgccccatccctggcagtgttgaagggcaggttggatggggcttggagcagcctgggctggtgggaggtgtccctgcccatgcagggggttgggactggatgatctttcaggtcccttcacACCCCATGACTCTAAGATACAGCCTGGACCGGTCCCTGTTGAGAGCCCAGATCGGCCACGTTGTCCCCCCAAGGCTTTGGCTGGTCCCTGGGACACCTTCACGGCCCAGACCGGGTGCCCcaggccctgcctgcccccccagcccctccgcACCGCCCGCTCCCCCCCAGACCCGCTCCCGCCTCACAC
Coding sequences within:
- the EBI3 gene encoding interleukin-27 subunit beta: MVFLRARDRRGSLRSRAGRSLLGGTEFPARGNGLSPAGNAASCTVTASGPGCWPCCGPWNWAALLSLPAMKWLWVVALVAPAFTAPYNSTAGTRDGDNRDRGRCTLQHGTLGTEVLLRCPAAAGGPAEWHQGDTVLGTFPAPGLALPNASLAHEGYYSCHHPGTGETWATICLRLGYPPALPAMECWAISYPQAVNCSWALAPEPLLDTDFVATYRHGVGGDTEQGECVPTGPRSCSFGDLQVFSLTPYVLNVTALNPLGTASHLLPFLLENIIKPDPPEDLQVSPIPGETKKLLLEWSPPGSWPFPEYFPLKYLIRYAQEGGSVTKTIGPYEQTSHILTEVPPGTLHHIQVAAKDLTDSGEVSAWSLPASGTPWMEP